The following proteins are encoded in a genomic region of Saccharomyces mikatae IFO 1815 strain IFO1815 genome assembly, chromosome: 9:
- the UBP7 gene encoding ubiquitin-specific protease UBP7 (similar to Saccharomyces cerevisiae UBP7 (YIL156W) and UBP11 (YKR098C); ancestral locus Anc_5.712), with protein sequence MHPHTTLFTPEYSDELLRRVQDLYHEDIKHYYPQLKLEKLLDLLEHTEYLFELYLDSMHHGRPNDALTAFVIGCYYVFLIIPQSLQFQTRNKSYSIYTDLKKMYENEMNMTNVVLMVKKEIGVVLDESVKHVVGIEHRINKKRAFSVPANDLSGQVASLSLDTAGPQQHNIKVPLTEDDMDQSSPVWTAPNLEPNDQLKLALLPEVIPTSTFNEPERKSTSPARPSVLLEDVPCTYHDNDASTASLNPPFRDITADRSVTHRKDSYHSVYMVDSDNLKEDNDEFLNVENDGFIQSLDILQKQSIITAPELFSILSNRVEREKVLLIDLRIPQRSAVNHIVAPNLVKVDPNLLWDKKTNTPVYQDDILEHLLKENENFANRDKFDYIVYYSDVKTFMTINFDYVFIFFYLMLTSQKTPLTTVPTALLGGYEKWKKTLHSYAQEYHISVEDYLYRPYSQKARAQQQQQQQQPNSQDSSSSKETPTKVPEPPSWKPPDLPIRLRKRPPPPPPASMPTTPEIPPPLPPKIMVYPHEGSVPRKPPIPAKQHVKKKQSNSNEIIQRKRQQQHYGQQLLQPLPPKDYSIPTIERNPNVYVSLSITGLRNLGNTCYINSMIQCLFAAKTFRTLFISSNYKNYLEPLASNRPHHSPKLSNSLSMLFNKMYLNGGCSVVPTGFLKVINQLRPDLKIPDDQQDTQEFLMILLDRLHDELSNQQHVANDYPNLLLYNADVLKVSNNEYKHWFDKNVIGNGISPIDDIFQGQMENSLQCKRCGYTTFNYSTFYVLSLAIPTRSMKLSKLGRSTEKRVKLEDCINMFTSDEVLSGENAWDCPRCGPTASFTASASASALENESSILKSKKKKSRFFTLHTGSKRRHLDIFGDSNGEGNNINNTMIFERERSRSPFKMLGGSGKRSSSSTPFANGGNDSNNTGDFKNKKMTTVKTINFVTLPKILVIHLSRFYYDLTKKNNTVITYPLILNIILKNNDTMKYRLFGVVNHTGTLISGHYTSLVNKDLEHSVDIGRSKWYYFDDEVVKADKKHGSDKNLKISSSDVYVLFYERVYD encoded by the coding sequence ATGCATCCACATACAACTCTGTTCACGCCTGAGTACTCAGATGAGTTACTGCGAAGGGTTCAGGACCTGTATCATGAAGATATCAAGCACTACTATCCACAGCTAAAATTGGAGAAGCTGTTGGACCTTCTGGAACATACAGAGTATCTCTTCGAGTTATATCTGGACTCTATGCACCATGGTAGGCCAAACGATGCGCTGACAGCGTTCGTCATTGGGTGTTACTACGTGTTCCTGATTATTCCACAATCTTTGCAGTTCCAAACACGAAACAAGTCCTATAGTATTTATACAGACCTAAAGAAGATGTACGAGAATGAAATGAACATGACCAACGTCGTTCTGATGgtgaaaaaggaaatcgGAGTGGTGCTAGATGAGTCGGTTAAACACGTGGTGGGTATTGAACATagaatcaacaaaaaaagagcaTTTTCTGTGCCAGCTAACGATCTCTCAGGTCAAGTGGCTTCATTGTCATTAGACACTGCCGGGCCGCAGCAACATAATATCAAAGTTCCACTCACAGAAGACGATATGGACCAATCTTCGCCTGTTTGGACCGCACCAAATTTAGAACCTAATGATCAACTGAAACTGGCTTTATTACCCGAGGTGATACCAACGTCAACTTTCAACGAACCTGAAAGAAAGTCAACTAGCCCAGCCAGACCATCTGTTCTACTGGAAGATGTACCCTGTACATACCACGATAATGACGCCAGTACTGCTTCTTTGAATCCACCGTTTCGTGATATTACTGCGGATAGATCGGTAACTCATCGAAAGGACTCTTACCATTCTGTATATATGGTCGATAGTGACAACCTCAAGGAAGATAATGACGAGTTTTTGAATGTTGAGAACGATGGGTTCATCCAGAGTTTAGATATTTTACAGAAACAAAGTATTATCACAGCACCTGAATTGTTTAGTATTTTATCCAATCGCGTTGAACGTGAAAAGGTTCTGCTTATTGATTTAAGAATACCACAAAGATCTGCAGTAAATCACATAGTGGCACCAAATTTGGTGAAAGTTGATCCGAACTTATTATGGGACAAGAAGACGAATACACCCGTTTATCAAGACGACATACTGGAGCATTTACTGAAGGAAAATGAGAACTTCGCCAATCGTGATAAATTTGACTATATAGTTTATTATTCTGATGTGAAAACTTTCATGACTATAAACTTCGATTAtgtattcattttcttctatttgATGCTGACTTCCCAAAAGACCCCTCTAACCACTGTTCCTACTGCTCTCTTAGGTGGGTatgaaaaatggaagaaaactttGCACTCATATGCTCAGGAGTACCACATCTCTGTCGAAGATTACTTATATAGACCGTATTCCCAAAAGGCACGCGcacagcagcagcagcagcagcaacagccGAACTCTCAAGACTCCTCTTCTAGTAAGGAAACTCCCACAAAAGTTCCTGAACCTCCCTCTTGGAAGCCTCCTGACTTGCCTATAAGGTTAAGAAAGCGACCTCCGCCACCACCACCTGCATCAATGCCTACTACCCCGGAAATTCCACCCCCCCTACCACCTAAGATCATGGTCTATCCACATGAAGGTTCTGTTCCTCGAAAACCGCCAATACCAGCAAAACAGCATGTTAAGAAAAAGCAATCTAACTCTAATGAAatcattcaaagaaaaaggcaGCAGCAACATTACGGTCAACAATTATTACAGCCACTACCGCCGAAAGATTACAGCATACCAACCATTGAACGAAATCCCAACGTATACGTTTCGTTGTCCATTACAGGGCTAAGAAACTTGGGCAACACATGTTATATCAATAGTATGATTCAATGCTTATTTGCCGCAAAAACCTTTCGAAcccttttcatttcatcaaattaTAAGAACTACCTTGAGCCATTGGCATCTAATAGACCTCATCATTCTCCCAAACTTTCTAATTCGCTAAGTATGCTTTTCAATAAGATGTACTTAAATGGTGGTTGTTCGGTAGTCCCGACTGGGTTTCTTAAAGTTATCAACCAATTACGTCCCGATTTGAAAATTCCTGATGATCAGCAGGATACCCAAGAATTTTTAATGATACTCTTAGACAGGTTACACGACGAACTTTCCAATCAACAACATGTAGCGAATGACTATCCGAATTTATTGTTGTATAATGCAGATGTTCTaaaagtttcaaataaCGAATATAAGCACTGGTTTGATAAAAACGTAATTGGCAATGGTATCTCTCCtattgatgatattttcCAAGGTCAGATGGAAAACAGTTTACAGTGTAAAAGGTGCGGTTACACGACTTTTAACTACAGCACCTTTTATGTTTTATCATTGGCTATACCAACACGTTCCATGAAATTGAGTAAACTTGGTAGATCTACTGAAAAAAGGGTCAAATTAGAGGACTGTATTAATATGTTTACGAGTGATGAAGTGCTCTCTGGTGAAAATGCGTGGGACTGTCCGCGCTGTGGCCCTACGGCGTCTTTTACTGCATCTGCATCTGCATCTGCATTAGAAAATGAATCTTCCATTCTCAAgagcaaaaagaagaaaagtcGGTTTTTCACATTGCATACAGGATCTAAGAGGCGTCatcttgatatttttggGGACAGTAATGGCGAAGGcaacaatattaataatacGATGATTTTTGAACGAGAAAGATCCAGATCGCCCTTTAAAATGTTGGGTGGTAGCGGAAAAAGGTCCAGTTCTAGCACACCATTCGCTAATGGTGGTAATGACAGTAACAACACTGGCGATTttaagaacaaaaaaatgactACAGTAAAAACGATAAATTTTGTAACTTTACCAAAAATCTTAGTGATCCATCTCTCTAGATTTTACTATGATTTGACCAAGAAGAACAACACGGTTATAACATATCCCTTAATACTGAACATAATCCTGAAAAACAATGATACCATGAAATATAGGCTATTTGGGGTGGTTAATCATACAGGCACCCTGATCAGCGGTCATTACACGTCATTGGTTAACAAAGATCTAGAACACAGTGTAGACATTGGACGTTCTAAATGGTATTATTTCGATGATGAAGTTGTCAAAGCAGATAAGAAGCATGGATCCGATAAAAACCTGAAGATTTCAAGCAGCGATGTTTACGTATTGTTTTATGAACGGGTTTACGATTAG
- the GUT2 gene encoding glycerol-3-phosphate dehydrogenase (similar to Saccharomyces cerevisiae GUT2 (YIL155C); ancestral locus Anc_5.711), with the protein MFSVTRRRAAAAAAAAAAMATATGSLYWVATQGERPCVHNDASYMVQFPTAAPPQVSRRDLLERLGKTHQFDVLIIGGGATGTGCALDAATRGLNVALVEKGDFASGTSSKSTKMIHGGVRYLEKAFWEFSKAQLDLVIEALNERKHLINTAPHLCTVLPILIPIYSTLQVPYIYMGCKFYDFFAGSQNLKKSYLLSKSATVEKAPMLTTDNLKASLVYHDGSFNDSRLNATLAITAVENGATVLNYVEVQKLIKDPASGKVIGAEARDVETNELIRIKAKCVVNATGPYSDAILQMDRNPSGQPDSPLNDNSKAKSAFNQIAVMDPKMVIPSIGVHIVLPSFYCPKDMGLLDVRTSDGRVMFFLPWQGKVLAGTTDIPLKQVPENPMPTEADIQDILKELQHYIEFPVKREDVLSAWAGVRPLVRDPRTIPADGKKGSATQGVVRSHFLFTSDNDLITIAGGKWTTYRQMAEETIDKVVEVGGFHNLTPCHTRDIKLAGAEEWTQNYVALLAQNYHLSSKMSNYLVQNYGTRSSIICEYFKESMENKLPLSLADKENNVIYSSEENNLVNFDTFRYPFTIGELKYSMQYEYCRTPLDFLLRRTRFAFLDAKEALNSVHATVKVMGDEFNWSEKKRQWELEKTVNFIKTFGV; encoded by the coding sequence ATGTTTTCAGtcactagaagaagagcagcagcagcagcagctgctgctgctgccaTGGCCACAGCTACAGGATCGCTGTACTGGGTTGCCACGCAGGGCGAGAGGCCCTGCGTGCACAATGACGCAAGCTACATGGTCCAATTTCCCACTGCTGCTCCACCGCAGGTTTCCAGGCGAGACCTGCTGGAACGGCTAGGCAAGACGCATCAATTTGATGTGCTGATCATCGGTGGAGGAGCCACGGGGACAGGGTGTGCCCTGGACGCTGCAACGAGAGGGCTCAATGTAGCACTTGTTGAAAAGGGCGACTTTGCCTCGGGAACTTCGTCCAAATCTACCAAGATGATTCACGGCGGGGTGCGGTACTTGGAGAAGGCCTTCTGGGAGTTTTCCAAGGCGCAGCTGGACCTGGTCATTGAGGCGCTCAACGAGCGTAAACATCTTATCAATACGGCCCCTCATTTGTGCACGGTTCTGCCGATTCTGATCCCCATCTATAGCACGTTGCAGGTGCCGTACATCTATATGGGTTGTAAATTCTACGATTTCTTCGCTGGTTCTCAAAAcctgaaaaaatcatacCTGCTGTCGAAATCTGCCACGGTGGAGAAGGCCCCCATGCTTACGACAGACAATTTGAAGGCCTCGCTTGTGTATCATGATGGGTCGTTTAACGACTCGCGTTTGAATGCCACGTTGGCCATCACTGCTGTGGAGAACGGCGCTACCGTCTTGAATTATGTCGAGGTGCAAAAGTTGATCAAGGACCCAGCTTCTGGTAAGGTTATCGGTGCTGAGGCTCGCGACGTCGAGACCAACGAACTCATAAGAATCAAGGCCAAATGCGTGGTCAATGCTACAGGGCCCTACAGCGATGCGATTTTGCAAATGGACCGTAACCCGTCGGGCCAACCAGACTCCCCGTTAAACGACAACTCCAAGGCCAAGTCTGCTTTCAACCAAATCGCCGTTATGGACCCGAAAATGGTCATCCCATCCATCGGTGTTCACATTGTACTGCCCTCTTTCTACTGCCCGAAGGACATGGGTTTGCTCGACGTCAGAACTTCTGATGGTAGAGTGATGTTCTTTTTACCGTGGCAGGGCAAGGTACTTGCTGGTACCACAGATATTCCTTTGAAGCAAGTACCAGAAAACCCCATGCCCACAGAAGCTGATATCCAAGATAtcttgaaagaattacaaCATTACATTGAATTCCCCgtgaaaagagaagacGTCTTAAGTGCATGGGCCGGTGTCAGACCCTTGGTCAGAGATCCACGTACAATCCCCGCAGATGGGAAGAAGGGCTCCGCCACCCAGGGTGTGGTAAGATCCCATTTCTTGTTCACTTCAGATAATGACTTGATTACTATCGCGGGTGGTAAATGGACTACTTACAGACAGATGGCCGAAGAAACAATCGACAAAGTTGTTGAAGTTGGTGGATTCCATAATTTAACACCTTGTCACACAAGAGACATCAAACTTGCTGGTGCTGAAGAATGGACGCAAAATTACGTCGCCTTATTGGCTCAGAATTACCACTTATCATCAAAGATGTCTAACTATTTGGTCCAGAACTATGGGACCCGTTCCTCCATTATTTGCGAGTACTTCAAAGAATCCATGGAAAATAAACTACCTTTATCTTTAGCGGATAAGGAAAACAACGTTATCTATTCCAGTGAGGAAAACAACTTGGTCAACTTTGATACTTTCAGGTATCCATTCACAATCGGCGAGTTGAAATATTCAATGCAGTACGAATATTGCAGAACTCCCTTGGATTTCCTTTTAAGAAGAACAAGGTTCGCCTTTTTGGATGCCAAGGAGGCTTTGAATTCGGTACATGCCACTGTTAAAGTCATGGGTGATGAGTTTAATTGGtcagagaaaaaaaggcaatGGGAACTCGAAAAAACTGTGAACTTCATCAAGACTTTTGGTGTTTAG
- the IMP21 gene encoding Imp21p (similar to Saccharomyces cerevisiae IMP2' (YIL154C); ancestral locus Anc_5.710), with amino-acid sequence MQKSILLTKPDGTQSNLHSAKTETPTTVEFDSEQMERGQRERGRSKKKRGDQDSSVSSLSRSRSRASSRSRVREEEFLKWTVLRQDPSMRLRVVDVDSEEEGEGNDDDGDDGDDVDEEESDEEQVSDVENDLEIDEEFHYDLGMKVLPNFCTSINEVLESSKPWIAKYEISIRGHEDEGVSLEQLDGGYVRAMQLLTKGAGAEPGNQRSFILYTDLSSESTYALTYLMGAVVNQGDTLYIVHWEPSKPTDDAQMFANVARIRKHVMHLFDCVAGVLDDLDVVVLSLTHPYPKHLLNEMIHGLKPVALCCSLSVILSTLQNFVCSVPILAVRKKLKRAKRKGICE; translated from the coding sequence ATGCAAAAGAGCATATTGCTGACTAAGCCTGATGGCACGCAATCTAACCTGCACAGCGCCAAGACGGAGACACCCACCACTGTGGAGTTCGACTCGGAGCAGATGGAAAGGGGCCAGAGAGAAAGAGGTCGtagcaagaagaaaagaggaGATCAGGATTCAAGTGTAAGTAGTCTGTCGCGGTCGAGGAGCAGAGCCAGCAGCCGTAGCAGAGTGAGGGAGGAAGAGTTTTTGAAGTGGACGGTGTTGAGGCAGGACCCCTCAATGCGGCTGAGGGTCGTAGACGTGGACTCTGAGGAAGAAGGTGAAGGGAATGACGACGACGGCGACGACGGCGACGATGTGGACGAGGAAGAGTCTGATGAAGAGCAAGTCAGCGATGTTGAAAACGATTTGGAAATCGACGAGGAGTTCCACTACGATCTGGGCATGAAAGTGCTGCCTAACTTTTGCACCAGCATAAATGAAGTCCTCGAGTCCAGCAAGCCCTGGATTGCCAAATACGAAATCAGCATCCGGGGCCACGAGGATGAAGGTGTGTCGCTGGAGCAACTCGACGGAGGGTACGTCAGGGCCATGCAACTGCTCACAAAGGGCGCCGGCGCAGAGCCCGGCAACCAAAGGTCCTTCATTCTCTACACGGACCTGAGCAGCGAGTCCACTTACGCGCTCACATACCTCATGGGTGCAGTCGTCAACCAGGGAGACACCCTCTACATCGTCCATTGGGAACCTTCCAAGCCCACAGACGACGCCCAGATGTTCGCCAACGTCGCCAGAATCAGGAAACACGTAATGCACCTGTTCGACTGCGTCGCGGGCGTCCTCGACGACCTCGACGTAGTCGTCCTCTCCTTGACCCATCCGTACCCGAAGCACCTTCTCAACGAGATGATTCATGGCCTCAAGCCAGTCGCTCTGTGCTGCTCCCTCTCGGTGATCCTATCCACCCTGCAGAACTTCGTCTGCTCCGTGCCCATCCTCGCGGTCAGgaagaagctgaaacgtGCCAAGCGCAAGGGCATCTGCGAGTGA
- the RRD1 gene encoding peptidylprolyl isomerase RRD1 (similar to Saccharomyces cerevisiae RRD1 (YIL153W); ancestral locus Anc_5.709) produces the protein MSLDHVDWPHATFSTPVKRIFDTQTTLDFQSSLAIHRIKYHLHKYTTLMSHCADPDPQAVASSIPMDNGLMQVLDKLAHLIDETPPLPGPRRYGNLACREWHHKLDERLPQWLREMLPPEYHVVVPELQYYLGNSFGSSTRLDYGTGHELSFMATVTALDLLGMFPHLRGTDVFLLFNKYYTIMRRLILTYTLEPAGSHGVWGLDDHFHLVYILGSSQWQLLDAQAPLQPREILDKSLVREYKNTNFYCQGINFINEVKMGPFEEHSPILYDIAVTVPRWSKVCKGLLKMYSVEVLKKFPVVQHFWFGTGFFPWVNIQNGTNLPVFEEKEEETIEQANAGPPGPEHTSTRFPASMSMPPPITPLSGSNINYLLSHQNHSQRNQPSSPRDRLRR, from the coding sequence ATGTCTCTGGATCATGTCGATTGGCCGCACGCTACATTCTCTACACCGGTGAAGCGTATCTTTGATACGCAAACAACACTGGACTTCCAATCCTCGCTGGCCATCCACAGGATCAAGTACCACCTGCACAAGTACACCACCTTGATGTCGCATTGCGCAGACCCTGATCCGCAGGCTGTTGCGTCGTCGATTCCCATGGACAACGGGCTAATGCAAGTTTTGGACAAGCTCGCCCACCTTATCGATGAGACACCGCCGCTTCCTGGCCCCAGAAGATACGGTAACCTCGCTTGTCGTGAGTGGCACCATAAGCTGGATGAACGTTTGCCGCAGTGGTTGCGGGAAATGTTGCCCCCAGAGTACCATGTGGTGGTGCCGGAACTACAGTATTACTTGGGCAACAGCTTCGGTTCATCGACAAGGTTGGACTACGGCACGGGCCATGAACTTTCATTCATGGCCACTGTCACAGCACTGGACCTACTCGGTATGTTCCCGCATTTGAGGGGCACCGATGTGTTCTTGCTGTTCAACAAGTATTATACGATCATGAGGAGATTGATCTTGACGTATACGCTGGAACCAGCTGGGTCGCATGGCGTGTGGGGGCTTGACGACCATTTCCATCTGGTATACATCTTGGGTTCGTCCCAATGGCAGCTACTTGATGCACAAGCTCCCTTGCAACCAAGAGAAATACTGGATAAGTCGCTGGTCCGCGAGTATAAGAACACGAACTTCTACTGTCAAGGAATAAACTTCATTAATGAGGTGAAAATGGGGCCCTTTGAAGAGCATTCGCCCATCCTCTATGATATCGCCGTCACCGTACCACGCTGGTCTAAGGTGTGTAAGGGCCTTCTGAAAATGTATTCTGTAGAGGTTCTGAAGAAGTTCCCCGTTGTGCAACATTTCTGGTTCGGTACAGGCTTCTTTCCCTGGGTCAATATCCAAAATGGAACTAACCTGCCCGTTTTCGAAGAAAAGGAGGAAGAGACCATAGAACAAGCCAATGCGGGGCCGCCAGGCCCAGAGCACACCTCAACACGATTCCCAGCGTCCATGTCGATGCCTCCTCCGATTACTCCGCTGTCTGGTAGCAATATCAACTATCTACTAAGCCACCAGAATCATTCTCAGAGGAACCAGCCGTCCTCTCCAAGAGATAGACTACGTAGATAA
- the VPR1 gene encoding Vpr1p (similar to Saccharomyces cerevisiae YIL152W; ancestral locus Anc_5.707), producing MSHKRRGLVIYQDQKQQQRPSGQSISSISWSPKQRPHHPLKQQSTNNFTAILSKSTVQQDVQQDRSHLPISSLVLKQEQHQQNEEQRRRNMQQQNSGPPLRKLVQESQWTSSTSHCHSRKQEKIPQGFYSSDSKLVSQLHSSVKDLDAIIQTHKPKFDTIIHDLSRTTILSSNELLIKLPMEETIILHSRTPTINEEWLHNKVSNPGASLVIDSRSFLILCNNIKWYLHWKFI from the coding sequence ATGAGTCATAAGAGAAGAGGCCTGGTTATATACCAGGATCAGAAACAACAGCAGCGGCCCTCGGGACAGTCTATAAGCTCTATATCCTGGTCTCCAAAACAGCGACCCCATCACCCTTTGAAACAGCAAAGTACTAACAATTTCACAGCAATATTATCGAAATCAACTGTGCAGCAGGATGTTCAACAAGACAGAAGTCATTTGCCAATCTCATCACTAGTTCTGAAACAAGAACAGCATCAACAGAATGAAGAGCAGCGGCGCAGGAACATGCAACAACAAAACTCTGGACCTCCTCTGCGAAAGTTAGTGCAAGAGTCGCAGTGGACAAGCTCCACAAGTCATTGCCACTCAAGGAAACAGGAAAAGATACCGCAGGGATTCTACAGTAGTGACTCTAAGCTGGTTTCGCAGCTGCACAGCTCTGTAAAGGATCTGGACGCCATTATCCAGACACATAAACCAAAATTCGACACAATCATTCATGATCTATCTCGTACTACCATATTATCTTCAAATGAGCTGCTCATCAAGCTCCCGATGgaagaaacaataatattgcaCAGCAGAACGCCTACAATCAATGAAGAATGGCTACATAATAAAGTCAGCAACCCTGGCGCTTCACTAGTGATTGATTCAAGGTCTTTTTTAATTCTGTGTAACAATATAAAATGGTACTTGCATTGGAAATTTATATGA